In Penaeus vannamei isolate JL-2024 chromosome 24, ASM4276789v1, whole genome shotgun sequence, the genomic stretch caaacacacacacacacacacacacacacacacacacacacacacacacacacacacacacacacacacatatatatatatatatatatatatatatatatatatatatatatatatatatacatacacacacatacatacacatgtataaggaTAAACATACATaggagtatatttatatatatgaatagatagatacgtatacatgtatgtatgtatgcatgtgcacacatacatatatctatatgtgtgatgattatgatggtgatgataatcaggataatgataataacggtaataatgataacaatcatatacatacataaatttctatatatatatatatatatatatatatatatatatatatatatatatatatatatatgtagataagtatacacgtatgcatgtgcctacacgcacataaacacacacacatatatctatatctgcgtgtgtgtgtgcacaattatgatgatgataatcaggaaaattataataacgttaataatgataaaaatgataataacaacaacagtaatgataacacaaaaGATTAGTAATTatctgccggtttgttaaaattgtgcaaggcttgacccaatgaatattcattatacggacatgcatatacacaaaatataaaatcatatctatctgtctagacaTATCTatcgtatagatagataaatgtatatctgacagatatatatatatatctgcgtataaGGATTTCTGTATAATCGAATATTCTTTTGGGCCGGTCTGGCACAACTTTAGCAAACCGGCCATATATTAGATTGCGAAAAAGTCTCCTTATCTATATCCATGTTTTTCCTCCCAATTTACATAAAGGTAACGTATCAGGAGAATATTAGGACTGAACTtcctgaaggaggaggagcgctCAAGGTATATATACGGAGAGTTTCCTGTTCGGTTAAGACTTTCGTGTCCAAGGTGAGTGGCAGGTTGAGCAGAGTGCGCTTTCGGCAGTTCTCTGATAGGCGTGGTCGGGGAATTATACACGCTGGGGGTGTTTATACAAAGCTTGGAGTTCCTTGCGTGTGTGTCGGTCAAGCGAGGTGTTTGGCTGTCATACAAATGCAGTAAgggtatgaaagagaaagaatatctttACAGTACAAGAGATGATTTTGAccggtatttctgacgaagatgtattcgaaatcgATCAAATATAtcttctattgtgaagatattcattctcattcataccttctctataATTGGTTTAAAGATTAAAGTGACAGTTATGGATTGGTAGTCGTTGTTTTGTGATGTCTAGAAAGTTTGTCAAACATCTTGTCACGCAGTTTACTATAGTAGTGTAGTATAAGGTCCTTTGCACACAATGTGCTGCAAACTTGGTGTGGGTTATTTAGTCCTAACTTAAGTGACATACCCAGGACCGCTGACGGGGGTAGCCGGGAAAACCCCGGGGTGAAAATTTACAGTAGACGCTTATTTAAGCCCTAGAACTAGCTCGGCTACTTTaaagggtgtatttatactaaaccAACGCTTcagcagttaacgttaacaagattaaaaataaggaagtggttcaaaaaatgtcctcaatcttctgccaagCTTGCGATATTTTTGGTTACTTATTCTTAATTGCAGTACTTGATTGTAAGTTTGAGTAACATATAGTTAAATTAGCATAAAAGTTTATggggaaaatgggcgtttcctatttgaaacgGTTACTAAATAATTTTAGAAAACCTttgaacacaaaatgaaaattataagttGTAGAACTATCAATATTTCGGAAAATGCCCTTCATCACTATATTATtagtaatgtaatgtaatatgcCATATTAAAATGAACTGAGCACTGATTTTGTTCCTACAGATGAAGTTCTGTATCATCGCGACACTGCTGGCGGTCGGCCTCGCAGCCTCTTCGGCAGATCTGCAGGACGAGTCAGGTAAATAGCGCAATGACCCATATCTCATCTTCCTCAAGGTCCTCGCAGCTTAAATCTATTATGAACATAACTCCgtcttccatgtgtgtgtgtgtgtgtgtgtgtgtgtatgtgtgtgtgtgtgtgtatgtgtgtgtagccaGACAAAATGATCAGAAAAAAATGCATGGGGAATAGAAGGAAATCTAATTCGAAGAATAATAGAGGGTTGATAACTGGAAAGGGTTCACCTCGCAAGCGCTGTCGGGGGTTTCCTTGCGTGCCGAACCTCCGAGCCGAAGTCCGAAACGTGACTCGGCGGTATGaggcttttctatttttttttatttctttatttctttattcaaagCTTAAGACTGGTTGGACTACTTCTGTTTCATTTATTTGCTACACGTTTCATTATGGATGAGCACAGTACCAATATACTTTCCCGAGCAAGTTGTGTGTAGGTTGCTCTAGACTCGTATGGGTAGTTTACCAAAAGTCTGCTTTGACTAGACTGTATccaaatttcctttctttttgcacTTGTGTGTGTTGAATGAAAAGTTGTTGAGAATAGAATGTGTTTTATCGTTTGATAATATTGTAGATCAAGGATACTGAAAGTAATTCCTAAAAACTTAAAATGCTTGCCGATGTTGGACGTTTTAACAATTACATATAACTCTTCAATATATGTACGATATTGTTTCTTTATATTGCATCTCTCCATGTTCTACAATAACTTGGAGATTTCATCAAACAAAATCCAATAAAACTTAATTCATTAAGGAAATTCATTGATTCATAagacttattttttcttattatttggcTCCTCAAAATCCGTAAGACAGACGATGATTCACACGTACTAGAAAACTCTGGAGATAGAGATTGTCACTGCTGATCCTGGTTACTCGTGTAGCAAGTGTGATGGCGAAAATCTATTCTATGGCacccctatatatgtataaacatatgtctatacatatatatatatatatatatatatatatatatatatatatatatatataaatacacatatatatatacacacacacacacacacacacacacacacacacacacacacacacacacacacacacacacacacacacgcgcgcgcgcgcgcgcacctatatatattcatatataaatatatatatacatatatatgtggggggggggagggcagatgtatacgtatatgaatgtaaACACGCGcaaatttgtgtgtacgtgcacacagacacacgcacgcacacacaatatatgtatatccatatgcatatgtatatcagcgtgtgtcacacacacacacacacacaaacacacatttacacacatatatctgcatatgcatatatatatatatatatatatgtatatatatgaatatatatatatatatatatatatatatatatatatatatatatatatatatatatatatatatatatgcgtatgtatgtgtgtgtgtgtgcgtgtgtgtgtatgtacaaacacacactcaaacatacacacacacacacacacatacacatacacacacacacacacacacacacacacacacacacacatatatatatatatatatatatatatatatatacaatacacacacacatatatattactaactatatctatctatataatatatacccataaatatatatatacatacacatgcacatgcaaatatGTAGACTGATACAAATATACTActtgatagatatatgcattgtaaaaaaaaaaaaaagaattagaggaGAGTAATATAAAGGGCAAATATGTACATTCCAGGAACCGCTGACGGAAAATTTATCGCCGGATATGTTACTCGAACTCGCTTCAGCACATTATGGTCCACGACTCTGAAGACCTGCTACACGCAGCTCGGCCAGAACGCGCTGTGCCagggacgaaggaagagggaggccaAGGTCTTGAACGAAAACCTCATGTAAGTGCTCCTTTTAATTAAGCCATTAACAGGTATTTTTCCACATTTTGTATTGTAGGAAGTCAAGGTTAGAATGCCATATGGCCGATAAATAGCTAGACTTTTTAAAAAGTTCATCTTAAAAAGGCACATGACACTGATTATTAGAAGGGACGTGGATTATGATGCAAGTCTCCCCCAATTCTAGGGCCGCTGACACCATGCGTGATGTCCTCCTGGACTCTTCCCAAGACGAGAAGGCTCCCGAAGTCAAGCTCCGTGATGAGACGGAAGCGGCCAAGCTGTTCAATTACAAGCAGAGCTTCACCACCATGACCTACACATCTACCACCGAGAACACCGCCACCACCGTGTCCGTCTCCTTCCACTGTGTTCCTCCTGAGGGCCTCAATTACGCCGTCTGTTAGACATCAATGACTTCTTGAACGATGTCCGGCCTACTATGAAATGATGTTCCCACACTTCTTtggttctatttatttttactacgAGCTGTCGGCGCTGTGAGCAAGAGTCAGCTCTCGGAAATGTTGTACATGATATGGTCCTTAAGCAAGTATAGctgtaaataaacattttttttctgaaaagctTGTAACTAACTATACCATCCGTCAGTAGAGTGAAATCAATCCTTTTGTAAGTTCTTAATATCTTTCcctactctttatatatatatatatatatatatatatatatatatatatatatatatatatatatatatatatatatatatacacacacacagataggtaaATGTATCTTACGATATCTGGCGCCTATGATCAAGAAACGCTTTACACGTTTTAGCCGACCCATGTCTGTGGAGGGCCGCCTATTGGTATTTGCCTTACACTGGCTGAAAATTTCATTGCTGAACTAAAGATAGGGCTTATCTTTGCTCCACAGGCCCCATGGACTAGGCCATTCAGACAGTTCAGAAACCTTATGCTGGAGGAGGAGTCTCCTCTTAAGACCCTTCAGTGTCCTCTGACACACAAGAgattgtgtttatctatataaaattataaacattGTATATTGAAGATGAGGCACATATATCTCACTGTGCAAACATACATCAGGCCTGCTGGATTGCCTCAAGAAACCTAATCTTTCTCtatatttgtaattttttgtGTATCTACTAAACTGCACCGAAGTCCCTTTACTGAGCTGTTGTTTACTCACTCGATAGTTAATTTTTCATGGCATACTACTATGATGATTGAAGAAGTTTCTGCTTATTGATACACAATCTACCCCCAACTCTGGATATTGCATCTAACCAGAGGAATAACCTACTGTGCATTGCGGGTTCTGGCGGTAAATATCTCATATCTACGAAAAAGCAATAGATAAGATTGTGAAAGGGCTGTGTTGTCCctgagaaaagtgagaaagaatccACACAATATCGAGTACCTTTATCGCATTCACCTTTTGACTGATGTGAAGCAATCATGTAAGTTgttggtaaaaaagaaaaaaagatcttgtAACAGCTTCATCAGATCCCCACGGTCGACGATATCCAACTATTTTGGGAAAAATGCGATCAACAACTTAGTGAGCTTCCATGCCTTGCCAGTAGTACCCTACATGAaccaatattaatgattattaatgaaaattttgatatatgtgggtgtgtcaCTATTCTATGCCACTGATTCAACTCTGAACACACCTACTTAGAAATTGTGCAGAGTAACTCACAGAGACTATGCTGTATGAGAGGCATTAATGTTTGAAGGAAGTTGTGAAGGAGATTGTACCCTACGGTGCTTACTGGAAGTAAATGTAATTTACACCACTTTATATTACTGttccttctatttcatttttatctattctttgctGCTTGGAAGTTGGTTCTCTGCAGTAATATCAAGTAATTAGGGTTGAACGTTTTGATAACCTATTTTGATAAACATTATAAGTGCTATTGGTAACCAACTTCTTTGATCTGGCACCAACTGGTACTGtgctacacatacacattctcttgGGAACTCATAGCACAGTTGGTATTGTATCCACAAAACTGGCATAGTATACATTGCATGGGGCCAGGTACACAGGAGAATAGGCCAGCAGGATACATTTCTGGAAATTCAAAAGAAAGGTTGGTGTGGGTGGCACCTCTTCATCAGTTCTTTAATTGGAATGCTTCATTGCCACTGCAGTGAACTTTTTAATTTCCTCCAgtaatatatcatatgcatatatatatatatatatatatatatatatatatatatatatatatatatatatatatatatacaagcaaagcAGTTAAGGAAGACTCATGCCTGGGGAGTAACCAGCACAGGTGGTCTATAGGGCATGTTCAGTTAATGGGACCAGCTGTCTCTTGAACCGGGGCAGCGCTAACGATTAAGCCTATTACGAATGGCTGGGTTAAATGGAAAAGCTACCAATGGCGCTGTCATCAGGTCACAGTTGTCTGGAAACTGGCCGGGGAGAAAGGTAGCTGCCCTCCTGCACCTCTGCTTGGGCCCGAGGTTGTCACTTACGGGCGAATGTCTAATGGGGCAAAGTGATGCGGTTGAGAATAAGTGGGGATGTAAATGGAAAATAGTAtattgaaaatattgaaaaagacGTTAATTATATAGTGATGTAGTGGCAATGGCCTCCATGAAAAGCAAgaaattattagttattattcataaccaagaaacaggaagaaatgaGCCATTGAATCggaaattcatttatataaacattttaaagttggttctttgatttttacatgtaGATTTTTCAAGTGATTATTTTTATAGGGATTATTCGAATAATTTGGGAATATTAttttgttgatcaaatttagtataTATTCACGTTCTTTATCCTCAAATAAGCTGTAAATTTAAAGGGTGTGAGGACACAGTAAAATTTTCCTGGTGGCGCAGGCATAAAAATGTTGGGAACCACTGCTGTAAGTCTGTTGGTAGCAAGATGTATAATTGATAATTATGGATAAGTTCCTCTTTGAAATGAGCCAGTGTCATTTCCAAAGGCGCCCTACTGTGTCCATTGCCAGATTATGTTCATGATTAGTCATGTTTATGGATTTAGTATGTTATTGAAATTGTATTATTGACTGATGTTTCAATTTGtttcacatatattttttaataggTACACTAAATTTCACCACATCTAGATCATTAATTATTTGATATTCAAAAaggtgcattggttctaattctaaagatgtatggactccactgaaatgtttgattacatatttttatttctgaaggCACATTAATGTAGCAAAATTTAGCACCATAACAATTAGACTAAATTATGACTATCTGTGAATGgtttgtttaaatattaacaattCATTTATGGCAAAGCAGTAAGTCATACAAGTTTTGGCTCCCACCATGTACTCATGTATGTCAAATGCTACCATTTAAAGTTGTGTTTCAGCCTGATAATATAgactgtaatgcttgataagtgcattaatgtaattataaaatccctttgtattgaacTGTGATAATTCAATCAAGTTTTGGATCCCGCCTtgtacacagagagaagaaaaggtagagaaaatATGGCAAACACAACGCCATGTTGCTTTGTTGTTAGggaacattttagttattttattggcccatggatacagcaacagaattagtcataggtgacagtttcGGCAGCATCAAGGAATAGGTATCGAATTCAATCATTAGAGTTGAGTGCAATagaggaaaattatgatgaaaaagaagggGAACGACTGCCTTATGTGAAAGTAAAATCATGAAAAGATACTAACAGAATGAAGGTGAGGGTCTCGGttccatgaaaataataattgatttATAGTTAGTAGGAAATGGAGGTTATATTGTTAGACTTAGATATGAGTTAAGTTATAGAATATAActtgtttatattatgatatcaatattgtttttaagaTTTACATTATAATATGCCACTtgcttattatttgtttatagaacaaAATGCtaagggttaaaaatgtttctatgcctattgtatattgtgtgtatgtatatgcatcacacacacatacatatatatgtataaatatatatatatatatataatatatatatatatatatatatatatatatatatatatatatatgtgtgtgtgtgtgtgtgtatgtgtgtgtgtgtgtgtgtgtgtgtgtgtgtgcgtgtgtgtgtgtgtgtgtgtgtgtgtgcgcgcacacacacacacacacacacacacacacacacacacacacacgcgcacacatatatatatatatatatatatatatatatatatatatatatatatatgtatatatattttatatatattgaatatatatacattcatatatgtatatatatatacatgtatatacatatatatatatatatatatatatatatatatatatatatatatatatatatatatataaatatatatatatatatatatagatatatatatatatatatatatatatatatctacatatatatatgtatgtatatatatatatgtatatatatatatatatatatatatattgtgtgtgtttgcatttgtgtgtgtgtgtgtgcgtgtgtgtgtgcaatgtacaaatatacatacatacacatactagattgaaacatttttcttgtgcggggaatattacattattttcatgcgcggaaaacatcaagTTCGCGGACAGAATTTCATGCGCGGAAGATGGTTTCAAAAAGAAcgaagcgtgcgcggaaagttacccgaaaaCTACATTTGCGCGAAAAGATTTTGACCAAATAATTCCCCGCGCAGTctaaactctacagtctggtatacATATAAGGCCATTGGCTCTGATTGAGCTCAACTGCCCtttggcgtgtatatatatatatatatatatatatatatatatatatatatatatatatatatatatatatatagacacacacacacacacacacacacacacacacacacacacacacacacacacacacacacacacacacacacacacacacacacacacacacatacacacacacacacacacagacacacacacacacaaatacatgcatttatatatatgtatataatatatatatatatatatatatatatatatatatatatatatatatatacatgcatacatacatatacacacatacaaatacatgcatatatatatatatatatatatatatatatatatatatatatatatatatatatatatatatatgtatatatatacatacatacacatgtgtgtgtgcatgtatgaaggTCAGGTCAGGGTCATCCCTCTAATTCCATGCAAAATagtagtgcctgttccatggtcgAGTTGTAGTAAGCTTTCTAATAAGCCTGTAGCgggtaaaaacaaaataatgtctAAATCATATTTGGAAAATAATGCATCGATGAATGGCATCgaaatattttatttctattgctgtGTAGccgcattattgatattataatcacgGTTTATCCACTTCTGTCATTTCGCTAATTGctttttcattaccattctgATTTGAATTTATGCATtatctgatgatgatgaaatatccTCTTATTAGGATTCCGAATTTCATTCTTGCgataattttctctccttccttttctctttttatcgtaCGTATTAATCGCCACTTACCTTacaatctcttattttctctttctcttcaatagagtctctcttgctcttctctcgtattttttttcttcatttattttttaactcctttactctctcttttctcatctctccgtatgtctcttttctttctctttctctttttctctctcctaaccCTCTTCTACCACGCCCCcgaccccctgtctctctctcgtctgctcttTCCTCTGCTGAACCTAGAGTCTTGTCTCCCATTCCACGTGTCAGTCTTTATCCCACGATTGGATAgttacacctctccctctctcttccctctcgcctccctctccttctctttctccctctcacttccttttcgtctttgtttccttctctttctccttctttcttccctctcgcctccctctcctctttctctctctcgcttcgctctccttctctttctccctctctcttccttctccttctctttctccctctcttctttccccctctcacttcattttcgtctccgtctccttctctttctccttctctcttctctctcgcctccctctcccctttctctctctcgcttccctccccttctctttctccctctctcttccttctccttccatttctccctctcacttccctcctctttcttcctcgtctccgtctccttctctcttctctctcgtctccctctcctttactttcttcctctggcctccttctcctctttctctctctcacttccctctcctctttctccctctcctctttcttcctctcacttccttctcgtctcctactccttctctcttctctcttgtctccctctccttcactttcttcctctggcctccttctcctctttctctcactcacttccctctcctctttctccctctcacttcactctcctctttctccctctcacttccctctcctctttcttcctctcacttccttctcgtctccgtctccttctctcttctctcttgtctccctctccttcactttcttcctctggcctccctctcctctttctctcactcacttccctctcttctttctccctctcacttccttctcgcctccttctctttttctctttcacttccctctggcttccctctcctctttctccctctcctcctctttctccctcactcttccctctccttctctttctctctctcacttccttactGTCaacctcttcttcactttctcactctctctcttccctcttctctttctctctcccactttccgcttcttcactttcttcctctcacttccctctctttctctttctccccctcgcctccctctcacttctctctcgcctccctctcctcatcctttcattctcctttaccctctcgcctcccaccccttctccctacttgcttcccttccttgtccctctcctcccctcccttatttcccactccttctgtctcctttccctcttttgctATGTCCTGGatttccgtttccctctccttgttccctcatttccccctctttatcctttcactTCACTTTTGTCCTGAACACACAACAGGCGCAGTGACCAACACGTTAACACCAGAACGAGGCTGTAGCGAAGCGGAggccacacacacgaaaaaaaaagaagacaaacaacaTGATCGAGGGCTGATACCAAGAGTGAGACAAAGGATCGGAAACGCCAGGATGGAAAACaacggaaacaaacaaagaaatataaacaatcatctggtgaaaaaaggaggaagaatgttGATAGATTCTTAGGCCGCACCATCTCTCATAAGGACAAGACGcctataaaagagagaaacaaaaataaaaaaaaggattaatggATTGTAAAAATGCCTCGGGACATAGAAAATCCTTTCTGCGGTTATCCTCCAAAACAAACATATTAGGTTACCTGACGACCCTAAAgccgcttatatatatacatacacacacacacacacacacacacacacacagacacacacacacacacacagacacacacacacacatacacacacacacacacacacacacacacacacacacacacacacacacacacatatatatatatatatatatatatatatatatatttagttatttatatatatatgtatgtatgtatatacatacatacatacatatatatatatatatatatatatatatatatatatatatatatgtgtgtgtgtgtgtgtgtgtgtgtgtgtgtgtgtgtgtgtgtgtgtgtgtgtgtaagtgtgtgtgtgtgtgtgtgtgcatatatatacatatatatatatatgtatat encodes the following:
- the LOC113813676 gene encoding uncharacterized protein, which codes for MIMRIFTKHTSTCEVTYQENIRTELPEGGGALKVYIRRVSCSVKTFVSKMKFCIIATLLAVGLAASSADLQDESGTADGKFIAGYVTRTRFSTLWSTTLKTCYTQLGQNALCQGRRKREAKVLNENLMAADTMRDVLLDSSQDEKAPEVKLRDETEAAKLFNYKQSFTTMTYTSTTENTATTVSVSFHCVPPEGLNYAVC